In Bradyrhizobium sp. CCBAU 051011, the following are encoded in one genomic region:
- a CDS encoding alpha/beta hydrolase, with the protein MPITLDPDAAAVYKAFQEAGRPAYETLTAPEAREYYRAARVAVNPEPPALESNKPLAIPAPHGAIPARIYTPKTLRKTNGLAPCLVFFHGGGWVIGDLDTHEVVCQKLAHEGELIVISIDYRLAPEHKFPAAIDDAITATKWIATNANELGVDAGHLLVGGDSAGGNLAAVVALAARDGDGPKLAGQVLVYPATDFAMKHPSHSEPETSILLTHSVIKWFCNHYLNGTADIDHWKASPARAKTFTGLPPAYVLTAGADPLRDEGAEYAARLKEAGVPVTYRHFHGQFHGFFTMGKLLQQANVAVSEIAGWLKALK; encoded by the coding sequence ATGCCCATAACTCTCGATCCCGATGCCGCCGCCGTCTACAAGGCTTTCCAGGAAGCGGGCCGTCCCGCCTATGAAACGCTGACCGCACCGGAAGCGCGCGAATATTATCGGGCCGCCCGCGTCGCCGTTAACCCCGAGCCGCCGGCGCTGGAATCGAACAAGCCGCTCGCAATCCCCGCGCCGCACGGCGCGATACCGGCGCGCATCTACACGCCGAAGACGCTGCGCAAAACCAATGGCCTTGCACCGTGCCTGGTGTTCTTTCACGGCGGCGGTTGGGTGATCGGCGATCTCGATACCCATGAGGTGGTTTGCCAGAAGCTTGCCCATGAGGGCGAGTTGATCGTCATCTCCATCGACTACCGTCTGGCGCCGGAGCACAAATTCCCCGCCGCAATCGACGACGCGATCACTGCGACCAAATGGATCGCCACCAACGCCAATGAGCTCGGCGTCGACGCGGGGCACCTGTTGGTCGGCGGCGACAGCGCCGGCGGCAACCTTGCCGCCGTCGTGGCACTCGCCGCGCGCGACGGCGACGGCCCCAAACTTGCCGGCCAGGTGTTGGTCTATCCTGCCACCGACTTTGCGATGAAACATCCCTCGCACAGCGAGCCCGAGACCAGCATTCTCTTGACGCATTCCGTGATCAAATGGTTCTGCAATCATTATCTCAACGGCACGGCCGACATCGATCACTGGAAAGCCTCACCCGCGCGCGCCAAAACGTTCACCGGATTGCCGCCTGCCTATGTGCTGACCGCAGGCGCCGATCCGCTGCGCGACGAGGGCGCCGAATATGCCGCGCGGTTGAAGGAAGCCGGCGTGCCCGTAACGTATCGCCACTTCCACGGCCAGTTCCACGGCTTCTTCACCATGGGCAAGTTGCTGCAGCAGGCCAATGTCGCCGTCAGCGAAATCGCGGGCTGGCTGAAGGCGCTGAAATAG
- a CDS encoding DMT family transporter, with protein sequence MPPTKLSGRLSPFGLILLAVTSVGWGLNFPIMKHLLNEWPPLSSRGLCGIAGAAALALFALARRQKLTVPRPMWLRLLLVSTLTIGGWVAFMGLALLWLNASEAAVLGISIPVWVAFLAWPILGERLSPLRAAALTVALAGIAVLIGGHGIEASVEKLPGIAFALAGAVCVGLGTVLTKHFPLAMPPLSLAAWQIGLGCLPIAIVGLAVEQPQLADLSSVGWASLVYMTLIQFCLCYVCWFAALERLPAATASIGTLLVPVIGVLAAAAMLREPFGLRETAALVFTLGGVAVALRA encoded by the coding sequence ATGCCGCCGACCAAGCTTTCGGGACGGCTGTCCCCCTTTGGGCTCATCCTGCTTGCGGTCACGTCGGTCGGGTGGGGTCTCAACTTCCCGATCATGAAACATTTGCTGAATGAATGGCCGCCATTGTCCTCACGGGGCCTGTGCGGCATCGCCGGCGCTGCGGCGCTGGCGCTGTTTGCGCTCGCGCGGCGGCAGAAATTGACCGTGCCGCGGCCGATGTGGCTGCGGCTCCTGCTGGTATCGACGCTCACCATCGGCGGCTGGGTCGCGTTCATGGGGCTGGCGCTGTTGTGGCTCAACGCCAGCGAGGCCGCGGTCCTCGGCATATCCATCCCGGTCTGGGTGGCGTTTCTGGCATGGCCGATCCTGGGTGAGCGGCTGTCGCCGCTCCGCGCCGCCGCGCTGACGGTCGCGCTCGCCGGCATCGCCGTTTTGATCGGCGGCCATGGCATCGAGGCCAGCGTCGAGAAGCTGCCGGGCATCGCGTTCGCGCTGGCAGGCGCGGTCTGCGTCGGGCTCGGCACCGTCTTGACCAAGCATTTCCCGCTGGCGATGCCTCCGCTGTCACTGGCCGCCTGGCAGATCGGACTCGGCTGCCTGCCGATCGCGATCGTCGGCCTCGCAGTCGAGCAGCCGCAACTGGCTGATCTATCATCGGTGGGCTGGGCGTCGCTGGTCTATATGACGTTGATCCAGTTCTGCCTGTGTTACGTGTGCTGGTTTGCCGCACTGGAACGGCTGCCGGCGGCGACGGCCTCGATCGGAACTCTGCTGGTTCCCGTCATCGGCGTGCTGGCGGCGGCGGCGATGCTGCGCGAGCCGTTCGGTCTGCGCGAAACCGCCGCGCTGGTGTTCACGCTTGGTGGTGTCGCAGTGGCGCTACGGGCCTAA
- a CDS encoding CHASE3 domain-containing protein, whose product MPSQRIILGIGLAILLVIGAASIGLDLKSRYDAASVDRALGILSKLSDMRPLLRRAESAARAFAITGDQQFAREYREASDAILLALPPLIEAVKDNPTEKQLIEETKALVERQIAVNGELIRLRNAGDSAAVAALVGQEDRAATAAIAGNLAKAVAEERRLLFARRAESDINGRFLLAIDLAGVALILVLATVLTVSTRRSRRELQDSLSASKATNEALEAAVAERTEHLVAAHEELRLSAAVLRSTFHSMAEAVLVIDTKGEILLSNPAAEKMLRYRPGMTIELLRSLSTVFHADGVTPLPLRDMPASRALRGEAFDASEIVMRPVSGNPPVHLVISGRPLRDASGAISGAALVYHDITGSRETEHKLLQSQKLDAIGKLTGGVAHDFNNMLTVITGTTETLVAGLAHEPALQKTAELIDQAAERCSELIQHLLAFARRQPLQPRNVDINATVLDIAKLLRPTLGEQIEVNSILDQEMATAHIDASQLANSLLNMAINARDAMPNGGKLLLETRNVVLDEAYAQANPGVKPGPYVMLAVSDTGAGMPQDVLDKVFEPFFTTKEVGKGSGLGLSMVYGFVKQSGGHIRIYSEIGHGTTIKLYLPPARGQVEATPAAAPPLPHGNETIMVVEDDALVRNFVTAQLQSLGYRTVAAANGPAAMNLIEGGQAFDLLFTDVIMPGSMTGRELADKVLKLRPGVKVLYTSGYTDNAIVHQGRLDAGVLLLTKPYRKSQLANMVRRALSG is encoded by the coding sequence ATGCCTTCGCAGCGTATCATTCTTGGAATTGGCCTCGCCATCCTCCTCGTTATCGGCGCTGCCTCGATCGGTCTGGATCTCAAGTCGCGGTATGATGCGGCCTCGGTCGACCGCGCGCTCGGAATCCTCAGCAAGCTCTCCGACATGCGCCCCCTGCTGCGCCGCGCTGAAAGCGCCGCGCGCGCCTTCGCGATTACCGGCGATCAGCAATTCGCCAGGGAATACCGCGAGGCCAGCGACGCCATCCTGCTGGCACTGCCGCCGCTGATCGAAGCGGTCAAGGATAATCCCACCGAAAAGCAATTGATCGAAGAGACCAAGGCGCTGGTGGAGCGCCAGATTGCCGTCAATGGCGAGTTGATCAGGCTCCGGAATGCGGGAGACAGCGCCGCGGTCGCGGCGCTCGTCGGCCAGGAGGACCGCGCGGCGACGGCTGCGATCGCCGGAAATCTTGCAAAGGCGGTGGCGGAAGAGCGCCGGTTGCTTTTTGCCAGGCGCGCTGAATCCGACATCAATGGGAGGTTTCTGCTGGCGATCGATCTCGCCGGCGTCGCGCTGATTCTGGTCCTTGCCACCGTTCTGACGGTGTCGACCCGCCGCTCGCGTCGGGAACTGCAGGATTCGCTGAGTGCCAGCAAGGCCACCAACGAGGCGCTGGAGGCCGCGGTTGCCGAGCGCACCGAGCATCTGGTCGCCGCGCATGAGGAACTGCGCCTTTCGGCCGCGGTCTTGCGCAGCACCTTTCACAGCATGGCGGAAGCCGTGCTCGTCATCGACACCAAGGGCGAGATCTTGCTCTCCAATCCGGCCGCCGAGAAGATGCTGCGCTACCGGCCGGGAATGACGATCGAACTGCTGCGCTCGCTCAGCACGGTTTTTCATGCCGACGGCGTCACGCCGCTGCCGCTCCGGGACATGCCCGCCTCGCGCGCGCTGCGCGGCGAAGCGTTCGACGCCAGCGAAATCGTGATGCGCCCCGTCAGCGGCAATCCGCCGGTTCATCTCGTGATCAGCGGCCGGCCGTTGCGCGACGCCTCCGGCGCCATCAGCGGTGCGGCGCTGGTCTATCATGACATCACGGGGTCGCGCGAAACCGAGCACAAGCTGTTGCAGTCGCAGAAGCTCGACGCCATCGGCAAGCTCACCGGCGGCGTCGCCCACGACTTCAACAACATGCTGACCGTGATCACCGGCACCACCGAAACGCTGGTTGCGGGCCTTGCACATGAGCCGGCGCTGCAGAAGACCGCCGAACTGATCGACCAGGCGGCGGAACGCTGCAGCGAGCTGATCCAGCACCTGCTTGCCTTCGCCCGCCGCCAGCCGCTGCAGCCGCGCAACGTCGACATCAACGCCACCGTGCTCGACATCGCAAAACTGCTGCGCCCGACGCTCGGCGAGCAGATCGAGGTCAACTCGATCCTCGATCAGGAAATGGCGACCGCCCATATCGACGCCTCGCAGCTCGCCAACTCCTTGCTCAACATGGCGATCAACGCGCGCGACGCGATGCCGAATGGCGGCAAGCTGTTGCTGGAGACGCGCAACGTCGTGCTCGACGAGGCCTATGCGCAGGCCAATCCGGGCGTGAAGCCCGGCCCCTATGTGATGCTCGCGGTCAGCGATACCGGCGCCGGCATGCCGCAGGACGTGCTGGACAAGGTGTTCGAGCCGTTCTTCACCACCAAGGAAGTCGGCAAGGGATCAGGCCTCGGGCTGAGCATGGTCTACGGCTTCGTCAAGCAATCGGGCGGGCACATCCGCATCTACAGCGAGATCGGCCACGGCACCACGATCAAGCTCTATCTGCCCCCTGCCCGCGGCCAGGTCGAGGCCACGCCGGCTGCAGCCCCGCCGCTGCCGCATGGCAACGAGACCATCATGGTGGTGGAAGACGACGCGCTGGTGCGCAACTTCGTCACCGCGCAGTTGCAGAGTCTCGGCTACCGCACCGTGGCCGCCGCCAATGGGCCGGCGGCGATGAACCTGATTGAAGGCGGCCAGGCATTCGACCTCCTGTTCACCGACGTCATCATGCCCGGCAGCATGACCGGCCGCGAACTGGCGGACAAGGTGTTGAAGCTCCGCCCCGGCGTCAAAGTGTTGTATACGTCCGGCTATACCGACAACGCCATCGTGCACCAGGGCCGGCTCGATGCCGGCGTACTGCTGCTGACGAAACCTTACCGGAAGTCGCAGTTGGCGAACATGGTGCGGCGCGCGCTGTCGGGGTGA
- a CDS encoding ketopantoate reductase family protein, with amino-acid sequence MARNVLILGASYGSLLATKLLMAGHNVTLVCRKKTAELINRDGTEVRIKLRDEAVHRAIFSRDLPGKLDATTPAEVNLSRYDLVGLAMQEPQYTNHTIRVLMIKIAAAKLPCLSIMNMPPLPYLKRIPALADMDLEEAYTNAQVWERFQPGLVSLCSPDPQAFRPPEEAANVLHVGLPTNFKAAAFADEQHNKLLRELEADIDAVTLDGHDVPVKLKVFDSLFVPLAKWSMLLTGNYRCITPSEPQSIRDAVHGDLKLSQSIYDHVDGIARRLGADPADQVPFAKYAKAAESLLKPSSAARAVAAGAPFIERVDLLVKLISHQLGAPSAEIDRTVETVDQKLNEKIVAGGSGAQ; translated from the coding sequence ATGGCGCGCAACGTTTTGATCCTGGGGGCCTCCTACGGCTCCTTGCTGGCGACGAAGCTTTTGATGGCCGGTCATAACGTGACCCTGGTCTGCCGGAAGAAGACGGCCGAGCTCATCAACCGCGACGGCACCGAAGTTCGCATCAAGCTGCGCGATGAGGCCGTGCACCGCGCGATCTTCTCGCGCGACCTGCCGGGCAAGCTGGATGCGACCACGCCCGCCGAGGTCAATCTTTCCCGCTACGATCTGGTCGGCCTTGCGATGCAGGAGCCGCAATACACCAATCACACGATCCGGGTTCTGATGATCAAGATCGCCGCGGCAAAATTGCCGTGCCTGTCGATCATGAACATGCCGCCCTTGCCCTATCTCAAGCGCATCCCCGCGCTGGCGGATATGGACCTGGAGGAAGCCTACACCAACGCGCAGGTCTGGGAGCGCTTCCAGCCGGGGCTGGTGTCACTCTGCTCGCCCGATCCACAGGCCTTCCGCCCGCCGGAAGAGGCGGCGAACGTGCTGCATGTCGGCCTTCCCACCAACTTCAAGGCCGCCGCCTTTGCCGACGAGCAACACAACAAGCTGCTGCGCGAGCTGGAGGCCGACATCGACGCGGTGACGCTCGACGGCCACGACGTCCCGGTGAAGCTGAAGGTGTTCGACTCGCTGTTCGTGCCGCTCGCCAAATGGTCGATGCTCTTGACCGGCAATTACCGCTGCATCACCCCGAGCGAGCCGCAGTCGATCCGCGACGCCGTGCACGGCGATCTCAAGCTGTCGCAGTCAATCTATGACCACGTCGACGGCATCGCCCGGCGCCTTGGCGCCGACCCGGCCGACCAGGTGCCGTTCGCGAAATATGCCAAGGCGGCCGAAAGCCTGCTCAAGCCGTCATCGGCGGCGCGCGCAGTCGCCGCCGGCGCGCCGTTCATCGAACGCGTCGACCTGCTCGTGAAGTTGATTTCGCACCAGCTCGGCGCTCCCAGCGCCGAGATCGATCGCACGGTCGAGACCGTCGATCAGAAGCTGAACGAGAAGATCGTCGCGGGCGGCTCGGGGGCGCAGTGA
- a CDS encoding citrate transporter, producing the protein MIDPILVFGIPVDFILFALTLLGVALFHHRTLQVALTGLAAIVIYKLVFTGFKDGTGLAGLGHHMAHEWVTLANLFLLLMGFALLSRHFEESRIPDAMPALLPDDWKGGVVLLVLVFVLSSFLDNIAAALIGGTVARHVFRGNVHIGYLAAIVAASNAGGAGSVVGDTTTTMMWIAGVSPLAVVEAYIAAVAAMLVFAVPASIQQQRFSPIQKDPSKSVMIDPARVLIVAAILIAALAANIIANVKFPALLDTMPVLGIAVWAIILLTAAWRAPDWKVMPETFKGTIFLLALVTAASLMPVEKLPAASWPTTLGLGFVSAVFDNIPLTALALKQGGYDWGYLAYAVGFGGSMIWFGSSAGVALSNMYPEAKSVGRWVSQGWPVAAAYVIGFFVMLAVLGWHPDRPH; encoded by the coding sequence GTGATCGACCCGATCCTTGTGTTTGGAATCCCCGTCGACTTCATCCTGTTCGCGCTGACGCTGCTCGGGGTCGCGCTATTCCATCACAGAACGCTTCAGGTCGCGCTGACGGGACTGGCGGCCATCGTGATCTACAAGCTGGTCTTCACCGGCTTCAAGGACGGCACGGGCCTCGCCGGCCTCGGCCATCACATGGCGCATGAATGGGTCACGCTCGCCAACCTGTTCCTGCTCTTGATGGGGTTTGCGCTGCTGTCCCGGCACTTTGAGGAAAGCCGGATTCCGGATGCGATGCCGGCGCTATTGCCGGACGACTGGAAGGGCGGCGTGGTGCTGCTGGTGCTGGTGTTCGTGCTGTCGAGCTTCCTCGACAACATCGCCGCCGCCCTGATCGGCGGTACGGTCGCGCGGCATGTGTTCCGGGGCAACGTTCACATCGGTTATCTCGCCGCGATCGTCGCGGCCTCGAATGCCGGCGGCGCTGGCAGCGTCGTCGGTGATACCACCACCACCATGATGTGGATCGCCGGCGTCAGTCCGCTCGCCGTGGTGGAGGCGTATATCGCCGCCGTCGCTGCGATGCTGGTCTTCGCGGTGCCGGCGTCGATCCAGCAGCAGCGTTTCTCGCCGATCCAGAAGGATCCGTCGAAAAGTGTGATGATCGATCCGGCGCGGGTCCTCATCGTCGCCGCCATCCTGATCGCCGCGCTCGCCGCCAACATCATCGCCAATGTGAAGTTCCCCGCTTTGCTCGATACCATGCCGGTTCTCGGCATCGCCGTCTGGGCGATCATTCTGCTGACGGCGGCATGGCGCGCGCCGGATTGGAAGGTGATGCCGGAAACCTTCAAAGGCACGATCTTTCTGCTTGCCTTGGTCACCGCCGCCTCGCTGATGCCGGTCGAGAAGCTGCCGGCCGCTTCATGGCCGACCACGCTCGGCCTCGGCTTCGTCTCGGCGGTGTTCGACAACATCCCCCTCACCGCGCTCGCGCTGAAACAAGGCGGCTATGATTGGGGCTATCTCGCCTATGCCGTCGGCTTCGGCGGATCGATGATCTGGTTCGGCTCATCGGCCGGCGTCGCGCTATCAAACATGTACCCGGAAGCCAAATCCGTCGGCCGCTGGGTCAGCCAGGGCTGGCCGGTGGCTGCCGCCTATGTCATCGGATTTTTCGTGATGCTGGCGGTGCTCGGCTGGCATCCCGACCGGCCGCATTAG
- a CDS encoding DJ-1/PfpI family protein, protein MSAPSPTPTPLQIGLVLFPRVTQLDFTGPLQVFSSLPGAKIHLIWKRIEPVTSDSVLTLTPTTTFAECPQLDVICVPGGFGTDDMINDEEMLAFLRQQAPGAKYITSVCTGSLVLGAAGLLKGYRAATHWTAMDFLSAFGAIPTKTRVCVDRNRVTGGGVTAGIDFALTLVSLLHDRRTAEAIQLRLEYNPAPPFNSGSPDTAPPEVLALMKDRIAPAQIRRGEMIDRAAARLG, encoded by the coding sequence ATGTCCGCGCCGTCCCCGACACCCACGCCGCTGCAAATCGGTCTCGTGCTATTCCCGCGCGTCACCCAGCTCGACTTCACCGGCCCCTTGCAGGTGTTCTCCAGCCTGCCCGGCGCAAAAATTCATCTGATCTGGAAGCGGATCGAGCCGGTTACGAGCGACTCCGTCCTAACGCTGACGCCGACCACGACCTTTGCCGAATGCCCGCAACTCGACGTCATCTGCGTGCCCGGCGGGTTCGGCACCGATGACATGATCAACGACGAGGAGATGCTGGCCTTCCTGCGCCAGCAGGCCCCCGGAGCCAAATACATCACCTCGGTCTGCACGGGCTCGCTGGTGCTGGGGGCCGCCGGCCTGCTGAAAGGCTACCGCGCGGCGACGCACTGGACGGCGATGGATTTCCTCTCCGCGTTCGGCGCGATCCCGACCAAGACGCGTGTCTGCGTCGACCGCAACCGCGTCACCGGCGGCGGCGTCACCGCCGGCATCGACTTTGCGCTGACGCTGGTCTCGCTGCTGCACGACCGGCGGACCGCGGAAGCGATTCAGCTCCGCCTCGAATACAATCCCGCGCCGCCGTTCAATTCCGGCTCGCCCGACACGGCGCCGCCGGAAGTCCTCGCCCTCATGAAGGACCGGATTGCGCCAGCGCAAATCCGCCGCGGCGAGATGATCGACCGCGCTGCCGCGCGGCTGGGGTGA
- a CDS encoding MarR family winged helix-turn-helix transcriptional regulator — translation MKQPNDPDAADYMAAAGCFCLASRQAARKITRLYDSYMQESGIRVTQFTILSQLMLRGEMPIGKLAGILGMERTTLTRNLTVLEQQKWISIKPGDDPRARMIGISGQGRSVVRRSFPFWSKAQAHIGKLLGADGQAALKLLDSRNLG, via the coding sequence ATGAAGCAGCCGAATGACCCTGACGCCGCTGATTATATGGCCGCCGCCGGCTGTTTCTGCCTGGCGTCGCGGCAGGCCGCGCGAAAGATCACGCGGTTGTACGATTCCTACATGCAGGAATCCGGAATTCGGGTCACCCAGTTTACCATCCTGTCGCAGTTGATGCTGCGGGGGGAGATGCCGATCGGAAAGCTGGCCGGCATTCTCGGCATGGAACGCACGACGCTGACGCGAAATCTCACAGTGCTCGAGCAGCAAAAGTGGATTTCGATCAAGCCCGGCGACGATCCGCGCGCGCGAATGATCGGCATCAGCGGACAGGGCAGGAGCGTGGTGCGCCGCAGCTTTCCGTTCTGGTCGAAGGCGCAGGCGCATATCGGCAAATTGCTCGGCGCCGACGGCCAGGCTGCGCTGAAGCTGCTGGATTCCCGGAATCTGGGATGA
- a CDS encoding GlxA family transcriptional regulator — protein MIGVLIFPDFQLLDAAGPISAFEIAARYAEAPPSIRVMAVTPGPVRSSSGVEIVAKGLKSASAITTLMVAGGEGVRQAATCEKTLGFVRAMARRGVRIASVCSGAYVLAEAGLLDGRRATTHWQRTRHFLKTYPQVKLEPDRIFVRDDDVWTSAGISAGIDLSLAMIAEDYGDDIAQKTAKQLVLYHRRSGGQSQFSSLLELKAPNGRFGPLLAWARENLDAPLTVEDLAEQAGMSSRHFTRAFMAETGTTPSKAVERLRIEVARQRVQSSSEAIERVAQTTGFRDPERMRRAFIRAFGQPPQSLRRAARAG, from the coding sequence ATGATCGGCGTTCTCATCTTTCCGGACTTCCAGTTGCTCGACGCTGCCGGGCCGATTTCGGCCTTCGAGATCGCGGCACGCTACGCCGAGGCCCCGCCATCGATCCGGGTGATGGCAGTGACGCCGGGGCCGGTGCGCTCGTCGTCAGGCGTCGAGATCGTCGCGAAGGGATTGAAATCGGCATCTGCGATCACGACGCTCATGGTCGCGGGCGGCGAGGGCGTGCGGCAGGCGGCGACCTGCGAGAAGACACTTGGTTTCGTGCGCGCCATGGCGAGGCGTGGCGTTCGCATTGCCAGCGTTTGCTCCGGCGCTTACGTGCTCGCCGAGGCCGGCCTGCTCGATGGCCGCCGCGCCACCACGCATTGGCAGCGCACGCGGCACTTTCTGAAGACCTATCCGCAAGTGAAGCTCGAGCCCGACCGCATCTTCGTCCGCGACGACGACGTCTGGACCTCGGCCGGAATATCGGCCGGCATCGACCTGTCGCTGGCGATGATCGCGGAAGATTACGGCGACGACATCGCGCAGAAGACCGCCAAACAATTGGTGCTCTATCACCGCCGCAGCGGCGGCCAATCGCAATTCTCCTCACTGCTGGAATTGAAGGCTCCGAATGGCCGTTTCGGGCCGCTGCTGGCCTGGGCACGGGAAAACCTCGATGCGCCGCTGACCGTCGAGGATCTCGCCGAGCAGGCTGGCATGAGTTCGCGGCATTTCACCCGCGCCTTCATGGCGGAGACCGGCACGACGCCATCCAAGGCGGTGGAGCGGTTGCGCATCGAGGTGGCGCGTCAGCGCGTGCAGTCTTCCAGCGAGGCGATCGAGCGCGTCGCGCAAACCACAGGCTTCCGCGATCCCGAACGGATGCGCCGCGCCTTCATTCGTGCCTTCGGCCAGCCGCCGCAATCGCTGCGCCGAGCGGCAAGGGCAGGGTAG
- a CDS encoding response regulator yields the protein MPRVLVVDDDPMACVAIEVCLTRKGFEVTVADGGEAGMRALESDDFDVMLIDVFMPHMRGFESIRMFHEHRPDVPVIAMSGYAFANAERAPDFLRMTIELGAACCLRKPFTPEALLTSVNQCLTKPKASAQPSK from the coding sequence GTGCCGCGCGTTCTCGTGGTCGATGACGACCCGATGGCATGCGTTGCCATCGAGGTTTGTCTGACGCGCAAGGGTTTCGAGGTCACCGTTGCCGACGGTGGTGAAGCGGGAATGCGCGCACTTGAATCCGACGATTTCGACGTCATGTTGATCGACGTGTTCATGCCGCATATGCGCGGCTTCGAGTCGATCCGGATGTTTCACGAGCACAGGCCGGACGTGCCCGTTATCGCGATGTCGGGCTATGCGTTCGCCAATGCCGAGCGCGCACCGGATTTCCTGCGGATGACGATCGAGCTCGGTGCGGCATGCTGCCTGCGCAAGCCGTTCACGCCGGAAGCGCTGTTGACCTCGGTCAATCAATGCCTCACCAAACCGAAAGCTTCCGCGCAGCCGTCAAAATAG
- a CDS encoding HNH endonuclease: MADVIYKRCYFDWGGRCAYCDVALSRQKTGGKVKASIDHFIPLSKGGQNGRSNRVLSCYPCNLAKDDTDPRETNQWPHVEQRLAEIAASPLISHGKLRQLIPELEKQLGA; this comes from the coding sequence ATGGCCGACGTGATCTACAAGCGCTGCTATTTCGATTGGGGCGGACGATGCGCCTACTGCGATGTTGCCCTCTCCCGGCAAAAGACCGGCGGCAAGGTGAAGGCCAGCATCGACCATTTCATCCCGCTCTCAAAGGGAGGCCAGAACGGCAGGAGCAACCGCGTGCTGTCCTGCTACCCCTGCAATCTCGCCAAGGACGATACCGATCCGCGCGAGACCAATCAGTGGCCCCACGTCGAGCAGCGGCTTGCTGAAATCGCCGCTTCACCGCTCATCAGTCACGGGAAGCTCAGACAGCTTATTCCCGAACTGGAGAAACAACTTGGCGCGTGA
- a CDS encoding BA14K family protein: MINLKVLSTAAAIALVLPLVAPSFSDAQAQGMAGGRGGGGGGGGGGAAIGGGGGGGGGGGRGGGGGVAIGGGGGGGAAIGGGGGFRGGGPGIAAGGGAGVRGGGMVGGGPVATPGVRPGGGAVVAGGGAGNWSGGGWRGRHHHHHRGFWPGFAIGAGIGSAYGYYGNSYYNSYYYDDPYYYDDTVVAAAPVGDDAVAYCMRRYKSYDPASGTYLGYDGQRHPCPAQ; encoded by the coding sequence ATGATCAATCTAAAGGTTTTGAGTACCGCGGCAGCGATCGCGCTTGTGCTGCCGCTGGTTGCACCAAGCTTCAGCGACGCTCAGGCACAGGGCATGGCCGGTGGCCGTGGTGGCGGCGGTGGCGGTGGCGGTGGCGGCGCAGCTATCGGCGGCGGTGGTGGCGGGGGTGGCGGCGGCGGTAGAGGTGGCGGCGGCGGCGTTGCGATCGGTGGAGGTGGCGGCGGTGGCGCGGCAATCGGCGGAGGTGGCGGCTTTAGAGGTGGCGGTCCAGGCATAGCGGCCGGTGGCGGCGCTGGTGTGAGAGGCGGTGGAATGGTCGGAGGAGGACCTGTCGCGACACCGGGCGTCCGCCCTGGTGGCGGCGCAGTTGTCGCGGGCGGCGGCGCGGGGAACTGGTCTGGCGGTGGCTGGCGTGGCCGTCATCACCACCATCACCGTGGCTTCTGGCCGGGCTTCGCGATTGGTGCCGGCATCGGCTCAGCCTACGGCTACTACGGCAACTCCTATTATAACTCCTATTATTACGATGACCCTTACTACTATGACGACACCGTCGTAGCGGCGGCGCCCGTCGGCGATGACGCCGTGGCGTATTGCATGCGCAGGTACAAATCCTACGATCCGGCGTCAGGCACATATCTTGGCTATGACGGCCAACGACACCCCTGCCCGGCGCAATAG
- a CDS encoding NADH:ubiquinone oxidoreductase subunit NDUFA12 yields the protein MKQFLLKFFTWWSGQTFGTQLWTWRFGELVGQDEQGNRYYRTKGRKIDPTLGFERRWVIYNGYAEASRVPPSWHGWLHHTVDVAPTEENYTPREWEKPHVPNMTGTPAAYRPSGSTLVSGRRPKATGDYQAWTPGN from the coding sequence ATGAAGCAGTTTTTGCTGAAGTTTTTCACCTGGTGGAGTGGCCAGACGTTCGGCACGCAATTGTGGACGTGGCGATTCGGCGAGTTGGTCGGCCAGGACGAGCAGGGCAACCGCTACTACCGCACCAAAGGCCGCAAGATCGATCCGACGCTTGGCTTCGAGCGGCGCTGGGTGATCTATAATGGCTATGCCGAGGCGAGCCGGGTGCCACCGTCATGGCACGGCTGGCTGCATCACACCGTCGATGTCGCCCCGACCGAAGAGAACTATACGCCGCGGGAATGGGAAAAGCCGCATGTTCCGAACATGACCGGCACGCCCGCGGCCTACCGTCCCTCCGGCTCGACGCTGGTCAGCGGCCGCCGCCCTAAGGCGACCGGCGACTACCAGGCCTGGACGCCGGGAAACTGA